In Persicimonas caeni, a single window of DNA contains:
- a CDS encoding recombinase family protein: MTESAILRPPKITERHVNQLVVVYVRQSTLQQLEEHQESTRRQYALAKRARRWGWSDDQILTIDDDLGTSGASIKGRQGLQKLMQEVRCGHVGLILALELSRYARCCLDWYRLLELCAQYDTLIAENDVVYEPCDPNDRMLLGVKATMSETELHIMKQRLEDGKLAKAKRGELVFDVPRGYVWSVDEEIIKDPDAQVRRVIELIFEVFERRRTIGGVCRYLEAHDIKLPHRRDSFGHLAHLGPLEWHKATNSAVSNLLRHPIYAGAYVYGRRQRPSNAGFGSRGEPGRVRVDQGQWLVLLKANHPAYIDWKTYERNVEQLEDNKPAVKGYAQNGQALLGGLVLCGGCGWRMSLHYKDPQTWRYECENYKTKAKDGCRSFSGMSLDELIETLVLQALEPAAIEMSLRVIEEAEKEREKLRELWEQKLERARYRAQRAFEQYDAVDPRNRLVAQTLEDRWQEALEEEERIRRDYARQKAEWQMPLPGEQAEEIRRLAQDLPALWHAEETLPKERQEIVRAIVDEIHAQVEGETERLRVKVHWAGGDRTAAIVQRPVQSWKQLSYYDELVDRISRLFEAGKSDAQISERLNEQGYRTAEARPFTRAALTSLRYNLGLKRAQSSKPTDLLNLAEDEWTTDQLAERLQMPRASLYNWIRSQKVNAEKRAAQKRKIWVITADQAELQRLEALREQGTSR, from the coding sequence ATGACGGAGTCCGCGATTCTGCGCCCACCCAAGATCACCGAGCGACATGTCAACCAGCTGGTGGTGGTCTATGTACGGCAATCAACTCTCCAGCAGCTCGAGGAGCATCAAGAGTCGACGCGTCGACAGTATGCGCTCGCCAAACGCGCTCGTCGGTGGGGATGGAGCGATGATCAGATTTTGACCATCGACGACGATCTGGGCACAAGCGGAGCAAGCATCAAGGGAAGGCAAGGTCTCCAGAAACTCATGCAGGAGGTGCGTTGTGGGCATGTCGGGCTGATTCTGGCCCTGGAGTTGTCTCGCTACGCCCGGTGCTGCCTGGACTGGTATCGTCTCCTGGAACTGTGTGCCCAGTACGATACGCTTATTGCCGAAAATGACGTGGTCTACGAGCCCTGCGACCCCAATGACCGCATGCTATTGGGAGTCAAAGCGACGATGTCGGAGACAGAGCTTCACATCATGAAGCAGCGACTCGAGGACGGCAAGCTGGCCAAGGCCAAGCGGGGCGAGCTCGTCTTTGATGTGCCGCGTGGTTACGTATGGAGTGTCGACGAGGAGATCATCAAAGACCCCGACGCCCAGGTGCGCCGGGTCATCGAACTGATCTTCGAGGTGTTCGAGAGGCGGCGCACCATCGGTGGTGTGTGTCGATATCTCGAGGCGCACGACATCAAGCTTCCGCATCGTCGCGACAGCTTCGGGCATCTGGCCCACCTGGGCCCGCTTGAGTGGCACAAGGCGACGAACTCGGCGGTGAGCAACCTTTTGCGGCACCCGATTTATGCGGGGGCCTATGTCTACGGGCGGCGCCAGCGGCCCTCGAACGCCGGGTTCGGGAGTCGAGGCGAGCCAGGCCGGGTCCGAGTCGACCAGGGGCAGTGGCTCGTGTTGCTCAAAGCCAATCACCCCGCCTACATCGACTGGAAGACCTACGAGAGAAACGTGGAACAACTCGAGGACAACAAACCGGCCGTGAAGGGATATGCGCAAAATGGCCAAGCGCTGCTGGGAGGACTGGTCCTTTGTGGCGGGTGCGGCTGGCGGATGAGCCTGCACTATAAAGACCCACAAACGTGGCGCTACGAATGCGAAAACTACAAGACGAAGGCCAAAGATGGCTGTCGCTCCTTCAGTGGAATGTCGCTCGACGAGCTGATCGAAACGCTTGTGTTGCAGGCTCTGGAGCCAGCAGCCATCGAAATGAGTTTGAGGGTTATCGAGGAGGCCGAGAAGGAAAGAGAAAAGCTAAGAGAGCTGTGGGAGCAAAAGCTCGAGCGGGCGCGCTATCGCGCCCAACGAGCATTCGAGCAGTATGACGCGGTCGACCCGAGAAACCGTCTGGTGGCCCAGACCCTCGAAGATCGCTGGCAAGAGGCGCTGGAGGAAGAAGAACGAATCCGACGCGACTACGCCCGCCAAAAAGCCGAGTGGCAGATGCCGCTTCCTGGCGAACAAGCCGAAGAAATACGCCGTCTGGCCCAAGATCTGCCGGCCCTGTGGCATGCCGAGGAGACGCTCCCCAAAGAGCGCCAAGAAATCGTGCGCGCGATCGTCGACGAAATTCACGCGCAGGTCGAAGGCGAAACCGAGCGACTCCGCGTCAAGGTCCACTGGGCCGGAGGTGACCGCACAGCGGCCATCGTGCAACGGCCGGTGCAGAGCTGGAAGCAATTGAGCTACTACGACGAGCTTGTCGATAGGATCAGCCGGCTTTTCGAAGCCGGCAAAAGCGATGCCCAGATAAGTGAGCGGCTAAACGAGCAGGGGTATCGAACCGCCGAAGCCCGCCCATTTACGCGGGCAGCGCTCACATCATTGCGCTACAACCTCGGGCTGAAGCGCGCACAGTCGAGCAAGCCGACCGACCTCCTCAATTTAGCCGAGGATGAGTGGACGACCGACCAACTGGCCGAAAGACTCCAGATGCCGCGAGCGTCACTCTACAACTGGATCCGAAGCCAGAAGGTCAATGCCGAAAAGCGAGCCGCTCAGAAGCGCAAGATATGGGTCATCACCGCCGATCAAGCTGAACTCCAGCGTCTTGAAGCCCTCAGAGAGCAAGGAACGAGTCGCTAA
- a CDS encoding flagellin N-terminal helical domain-containing protein has protein sequence MSVVLQTNVSSLSAQRHLGKTNRALSSNIAKLSSGFRINSAADDAAGLAISEEMKADIRSLSQAKRNSNDAISMIQTAEGAMGEVHNILGRMRELAVQASSDGINDTQRGHLDTEFQELSAEIDRIAGVTKYNGNDLLDGTLNATFQVGADSGETMSVAIAQDFNTTALGDGTNFIGGADLTNRANADASLGVIDGAISQVSSSRASLGAKQNRLEVTIDNLSVQHENLSAANSRIRDVDVASEMAAMTKNQILMQAGTSMLAQANSRPQSALSLLG, from the coding sequence ATGAGTGTCGTACTTCAGACCAACGTCTCCAGCCTTTCGGCTCAACGCCACCTCGGCAAAACCAACCGTGCTCTGAGCAGCAACATCGCGAAGCTGTCCAGCGGCTTTCGCATCAACTCCGCAGCAGACGACGCTGCAGGCCTTGCCATCTCCGAAGAGATGAAGGCCGACATTCGCTCGCTTTCGCAGGCCAAGCGAAACTCGAACGACGCCATCAGCATGATCCAGACTGCTGAAGGTGCCATGGGCGAAGTCCACAACATTCTGGGACGTATGCGCGAGCTGGCCGTTCAGGCCTCCTCGGACGGCATCAACGACACCCAGCGTGGCCACCTCGACACCGAATTCCAAGAATTGTCCGCCGAGATCGACCGCATCGCCGGTGTGACCAAGTACAACGGCAACGATCTGCTCGACGGCACGCTCAACGCCACCTTCCAGGTGGGCGCCGACAGCGGCGAGACGATGAGCGTGGCGATTGCCCAGGACTTCAACACCACCGCCCTGGGCGACGGCACCAACTTCATCGGCGGCGCCGACCTGACCAACCGCGCCAACGCCGACGCCAGCCTCGGCGTCATCGACGGCGCCATCAGCCAGGTCTCCAGCTCGCGCGCCTCGCTCGGTGCCAAGCAAAACCGCTTGGAAGTCACCATCGACAACCTGAGCGTGCAGCACGAGAACCTGTCTGCCGCCAACAGCCGCATCCGCGACGTCGACGTGGCCAGTGAAATGGCCGCGATGACCAAGAACCAAATCCTGATGCAGGCGGGCACCTCGATGCTCGCCCAGGCAAACAGCCGCCCGCAGTCGGCGCTGTCCCTGCTCGGCTAA
- a CDS encoding flagellin N-terminal helical domain-containing protein, with protein MGMVLQTNVSSMSAQRHLGKTSRALNSNIAKLSSGFRINSAADDAAGLAISEEMKADIRSLAQAERNSNDAISMIQTAEGAMGEIHGVLGRMRELAVQASSDGINDTQRGHLDTEFQELEAEIDRIAGVTKYNGNALLDGTMAATFQVGADSGETLSVSITQDFSAAGLGTTPGTSDLSTVDLTSRTNADASLAEIDAAISQVSSSRASVGATQNRLEVTIDNLSVTRENLSAANSRIRDTDVASEMASMTKNQILMQAGTSMLAQANSMPQTALGLLG; from the coding sequence ATGGGTATGGTACTTCAAACCAATGTCTCGAGTATGTCTGCTCAACGGCATTTGGGTAAAACGAGTCGCGCTCTGAACAGCAATATCGCCAAGCTGTCCAGCGGCTTTCGCATTAACTCGGCGGCCGATGACGCCGCCGGCTTGGCTATTTCCGAGGAGATGAAGGCGGATATTCGCTCCTTGGCGCAGGCCGAGCGTAACTCCAACGACGCCATCAGCATGATCCAGACGGCGGAGGGCGCCATGGGCGAGATCCACGGCGTGCTCGGTCGCATGCGTGAGTTGGCCGTCCAGGCCTCATCGGACGGCATCAACGACACGCAGCGTGGCCACCTCGACACCGAGTTCCAGGAGCTCGAGGCCGAGATCGACCGCATCGCCGGGGTCACCAAGTACAACGGCAACGCGCTGCTCGACGGCACCATGGCCGCCACCTTCCAGGTCGGCGCCGACTCCGGCGAGACCCTGTCGGTGTCGATCACCCAGGACTTCAGCGCCGCCGGCCTGGGTACCACCCCCGGTACCTCGGACCTGAGCACCGTCGACCTGACCTCGCGCACCAACGCCGACGCCTCCCTGGCCGAGATCGACGCGGCCATCAGCCAGGTGTCGAGCTCGCGCGCTTCGGTCGGTGCCACCCAAAACCGACTCGAGGTCACCATCGACAACCTGTCGGTCACCCGCGAGAACCTGTCGGCTGCCAACAGCCGCATCCGCGACACCGACGTGGCCAGTGAAATGGCCTCGATGACCAAAAACCAGATCCTGATGCAGGCAGGCACTTCCATGTTGGCCCAGGCCAACAGCATGCCGCAGACGGCGCTGGGACTGCTCGGCTAA
- a CDS encoding flagellin N-terminal helical domain-containing protein — MGMVLQTNVSSMSAQRHLGKTSRALNSNIAKLSSGFRINSAADDAAGLAISEEMKADIRSLGQAERNANDAISMLQTAEGAMGEIHGVLGRMRELAVQAASDGINDTQRGHLDTEFQELEAEIDRIAGVSKYNGNNLLDGTMAATFQVGADSGETLSVSIGQDFQSTALGDGTTTLSATDLTNRTNADASLAAIDGAISQVSSSRASIGASQNRLEVTIDNLSVTRENLSAANSRIRDTDVASEMASMTKNQILMQAGTSMLAQANSMPQTALGLLG, encoded by the coding sequence ATGGGTATGGTACTGCAGACCAATGTCTCGAGCATGTCCGCTCAGAGGCATTTGGGCAAAACAAGCCGCGCGCTCAACAGCAATATTGCCAAGTTGTCGAGCGGCTTTCGCATCAACTCCGCGGCCGATGACGCCGCCGGCCTGGCCATCTCCGAGGAGATGAAAGCGGATATCCGCTCGCTGGGTCAGGCGGAGCGAAACGCCAACGATGCCATCAGCATGTTGCAGACTGCTGAGGGCGCGATGGGCGAGATTCACGGCGTCCTCGGTCGTATGCGCGAGTTGGCCGTCCAGGCAGCCTCGGACGGTATCAACGACACCCAGCGTGGCCACCTCGACACCGAATTCCAGGAGCTCGAGGCCGAGATCGACCGCATCGCGGGCGTCTCGAAATACAACGGCAACAACCTGCTCGACGGCACCATGGCGGCCACCTTCCAGGTCGGCGCCGACTCCGGTGAGACCCTGTCGGTCTCCATCGGACAGGACTTCCAGTCCACGGCATTGGGCGACGGCACCACCACCTTGAGCGCCACCGACCTGACCAACCGCACCAACGCGGACGCCTCCCTGGCGGCCATCGACGGCGCGATCAGTCAGGTGTCGAGCTCGCGCGCCAGCATCGGCGCGAGCCAGAACCGCCTCGAGGTGACCATCGACAACCTCAGCGTCACTCGCGAGAACCTGTCGGCTGCCAACAGCCGGATTCGCGACACGGACGTGGCCAGTGAAATGGCCTCGATGACCAAGAACCAGATCCTGATGCAGGCAGGCACTTCCATGTTGGCGCAAGCTAACAGCATGCCTCAGACGGCGCTCGGCCTTCTTGGCTAA
- a CDS encoding flagellin N-terminal helical domain-containing protein gives MSIVLQTNIAALNTQRHLNRTNKDLSGNIAKLSSGFRINSAADDAAGLAISEEMKAEIRSLKQAERNANDAVSLIQTADGAMGSVHDILNRMRELTIQAASDGINDSQRSHLDTEFQELEAELDRIADVTKYNGNNLLDGTMAGIFHVGAESGETLAINITQDFHAAALGDGTNFLSTQDLTTRATADAAIDVIDAAITQVSTARASVGAKQNRLSITIDNLKVQHENISAANSRIRDVDVASEMAAMTKNQILTQAGTSMLSQATQMPQSALSLLGG, from the coding sequence ATGTCGATTGTTTTGCAGACCAATATCGCCGCGCTGAACACCCAGCGTCACCTCAACCGCACCAACAAGGACTTGAGCGGCAACATCGCCAAGCTCTCGAGCGGTTTCCGAATCAACTCGGCGGCCGACGACGCCGCCGGCCTGGCCATCTCCGAGGAGATGAAGGCCGAGATTCGCAGCCTCAAGCAGGCCGAGCGAAACGCTAACGACGCGGTCAGCCTCATCCAGACCGCCGACGGCGCCATGGGTTCGGTGCACGACATCCTCAACCGCATGCGTGAGCTGACCATTCAGGCAGCAAGCGACGGTATCAACGACTCGCAGCGCTCGCACCTGGACACCGAGTTCCAGGAGCTCGAGGCCGAGCTCGACCGCATCGCCGACGTGACCAAGTACAACGGCAATAACCTGCTCGACGGAACCATGGCCGGCATCTTCCACGTGGGCGCCGAGTCGGGCGAGACCCTGGCCATCAACATCACCCAGGACTTCCACGCCGCCGCGCTGGGCGACGGAACGAACTTCCTGAGCACTCAGGACCTGACCACCCGGGCCACCGCCGACGCCGCCATCGACGTCATCGACGCGGCCATCACCCAGGTGTCGACCGCGCGTGCCTCGGTGGGCGCCAAGCAGAACCGCTTGAGCATCACCATCGATAACCTGAAGGTCCAGCACGAGAATATCTCGGCGGCCAACAGCCGAATCCGCGACGTCGACGTGGCCAGCGAGATGGCGGCGATGACCAAGAACCAGATTCTGACCCAGGCGGGCACCTCCATGCTCAGCCAGGCGACCCAGATGCCGCAGTCGGCCCTGTCGTTGCTCGGCGGCTGA
- a CDS encoding LamG domain-containing protein: MTRRWLWIILVSLTFAPGCILSQDFGVLPPEDERRDDAGGAAADLGQDSPDTVEPRDAAQADDVAAAEDVVVAQDTGAPETCSPTQDCPQDPPVDTSRALFEELGDEVVLALWLDGAHGIRLDNQSRVVQWQDRREGLQERPRFEQADAQLRPVPASSPAAVSFGGAHVLAGTDVSLNEFTVFTVVRHNAPPIDGLLLSNCDDDGSSFGNNRFGFSEDNLGRTNLLFFGRYVAVGPTTYSVRGVAEPTEAWQIVTLVKSRAEGVRMQQDGVDQVSSEAPAPNDWVFDRIGAWCPRDGKPSAGLNGEVAELLVFDRVLSGDQVGKVESYLRDKYELW, from the coding sequence ATGACACGCCGTTGGCTTTGGATAATCCTCGTCAGCCTGACCTTCGCGCCGGGATGCATCCTCTCCCAAGACTTTGGCGTTTTGCCCCCGGAAGACGAGCGTCGAGACGACGCCGGCGGCGCGGCCGCCGACCTCGGCCAGGACTCGCCGGACACCGTCGAGCCCCGCGACGCCGCCCAGGCCGACGACGTCGCGGCCGCCGAGGACGTCGTCGTCGCCCAAGATACCGGCGCCCCGGAGACGTGCTCGCCGACGCAAGACTGCCCCCAAGATCCGCCGGTGGATACCTCGCGGGCGCTCTTCGAAGAGCTGGGCGACGAAGTCGTCTTGGCGCTGTGGCTCGACGGCGCCCACGGCATCCGCCTCGACAACCAATCGCGGGTCGTGCAGTGGCAAGATCGACGCGAGGGCTTGCAAGAACGGCCGCGCTTCGAGCAGGCCGACGCCCAGCTTCGCCCCGTGCCGGCGAGCTCGCCGGCGGCGGTCAGCTTCGGCGGGGCGCACGTGCTGGCGGGTACCGACGTGTCGCTGAACGAGTTCACCGTCTTTACGGTCGTGCGCCACAACGCCCCGCCCATCGACGGGTTGCTGCTGAGCAATTGCGACGACGACGGCTCGAGCTTCGGCAACAACCGGTTCGGCTTCTCCGAGGACAACCTGGGCCGCACCAACCTGCTCTTCTTCGGCCGGTACGTCGCGGTGGGGCCGACGACTTATAGCGTCAGGGGCGTGGCCGAGCCCACGGAGGCCTGGCAAATCGTCACTCTCGTCAAGTCGCGCGCCGAGGGGGTGCGCATGCAGCAAGACGGCGTCGACCAGGTCAGCAGCGAGGCGCCCGCGCCCAACGACTGGGTCTTCGACCGCATCGGCGCCTGGTGTCCTCGCGACGGCAAGCCCAGCGCGGGCCTCAACGGCGAGGTCGCCGAGCTGTTGGTCTTCGACCGGGTACTCTCGGGCGATCAGGTGGGCAAGGTGGAGTCGTATTTGCGCGACAAATACGAGCTTTGGTGA
- the fliD gene encoding flagellar filament capping protein FliD, with the protein MAVQFGGLVSGLDTNNMISQLVKLERQPINRLRTRQRAVETEISNLGKLSSKMKDLATKLEDFSETAGILANSATSSNEDALGATASGDASSGIYKVVIDKLAQAEKNRSQAFGDSLGQVTAGTLDIAVFDEDPVSITIEEGDTLADVRDKINASDASVGASIIDTGSGAYLSVTAQKSGHTVGGTPSDAVVITETYTGTTGAQLGLTETQTASNAQFSVDGLAVERTTNQVTDVLQGVTLDLKAESTDPIEIAVAPDPEKVMEKLEAFTEAYNATVDALKSAQEESGALARGALSELSTLVSSAVTGAASDFVNLSSIGLETQWGTGKLELDKSKLEEVLAQDPSALAKLFTTTDTGLSATMGSALERYTDGYEGIIKTTQDGLRDRVDRFENQIEDRERAVQAYEDRMVRQFTRLETLMNEMNAESARFASAMPMGMMMG; encoded by the coding sequence ATGGCGGTACAATTTGGCGGCCTAGTCAGCGGCCTGGACACCAACAACATGATCTCCCAGCTCGTCAAGCTCGAGCGCCAGCCGATTAACCGGCTGCGCACGCGTCAGCGAGCCGTGGAGACCGAGATCAGCAATCTGGGCAAGCTCTCCTCGAAGATGAAGGACCTGGCGACCAAGCTCGAGGACTTCAGCGAGACGGCGGGCATCCTGGCCAACTCGGCGACCAGCTCCAACGAGGACGCCCTCGGGGCCACCGCCAGCGGCGACGCGAGCAGCGGCATCTACAAGGTCGTCATCGACAAGCTCGCCCAGGCCGAAAAGAACCGCTCGCAGGCCTTCGGCGACAGCCTCGGTCAGGTGACCGCGGGCACGCTCGACATCGCCGTGTTCGACGAAGACCCCGTCTCGATCACCATCGAGGAGGGCGACACGCTGGCCGACGTGCGCGACAAGATCAACGCCTCGGACGCCTCCGTGGGCGCCTCGATCATCGACACGGGCAGCGGCGCCTACTTGAGCGTGACCGCCCAGAAGTCCGGCCACACCGTCGGGGGCACGCCCTCCGACGCGGTCGTCATCACCGAGACCTACACGGGCACCACCGGCGCGCAGCTCGGGCTGACCGAGACCCAGACCGCTTCGAACGCTCAGTTCAGCGTCGACGGGCTCGCAGTCGAGCGCACCACCAACCAGGTCACCGACGTGCTCCAGGGTGTGACGCTCGACCTCAAGGCCGAGAGCACCGACCCCATCGAGATCGCGGTCGCCCCCGACCCCGAGAAGGTCATGGAGAAGCTCGAGGCCTTCACCGAGGCGTATAACGCCACGGTCGACGCGCTCAAGAGCGCCCAGGAAGAATCCGGCGCGCTGGCGCGTGGCGCACTCTCCGAGCTGAGCACGCTGGTCTCCAGCGCGGTCACCGGCGCGGCGAGCGACTTCGTCAACCTGTCGAGCATCGGCCTGGAGACCCAGTGGGGCACCGGCAAGCTCGAGCTCGACAAGAGCAAGCTCGAAGAGGTGCTCGCCCAGGACCCGTCGGCGCTGGCCAAGCTGTTCACCACCACCGACACCGGCCTTTCGGCGACCATGGGAAGCGCGCTCGAGCGCTACACCGATGGCTACGAAGGCATCATCAAGACGACCCAGGACGGCCTGCGCGACCGCGTCGATCGCTTCGAGAACCAGATCGAGGACCGCGAGCGCGCCGTCCAAGCCTACGAAGACCGGATGGTCCGCCAGTTCACCCGGCTGGAGACCTTGATGAACGAGATGAACGCCGAATCGGCTCGTTTCGCCAGCGCCATGCCCATGGGCATGATGATGGGCTAA
- the fliS gene encoding flagellar export chaperone FliS, with the protein MRGIKAYRRAAAVSSDPMDLVVALYDGFLRYCYTAKRGIGEGSPAQAGPALSKAMEIVNELHISLDPNQDEAFTERLSSIYVYVNQQLLQANLHRDVARIDEVIRLMTELREAWAEAAIKLRSGEASAEPGGEAAAEPVEAVASAG; encoded by the coding sequence ATGCGAGGCATCAAAGCATACCGACGAGCCGCTGCCGTCTCTTCCGACCCGATGGACCTGGTGGTCGCCCTGTACGATGGCTTCCTTCGCTACTGCTACACCGCCAAGCGCGGCATCGGAGAGGGAAGCCCGGCCCAAGCAGGCCCGGCGCTGTCCAAGGCGATGGAGATCGTCAACGAGCTGCACATCTCCCTGGACCCCAACCAGGACGAGGCGTTCACCGAGCGGCTGTCGAGCATCTACGTGTACGTCAACCAGCAGTTGCTGCAGGCGAACCTGCACCGGGACGTGGCGCGCATCGACGAGGTCATCCGGCTGATGACCGAGCTGCGCGAGGCGTGGGCCGAGGCGGCCATCAAGCTGCGCTCGGGCGAGGCCAGCGCGGAGCCAGGCGGTGAAGCAGCCGCCGAGCCGGTGGAGGCGGTCGCATCTGCAGGATGA
- the flgB gene encoding flagellar basal body rod protein FlgB, protein MSFLNDPSMAVLEQGLGLSLRRQLVINSNVANIDTPGFTPSDIDFDAELQKAIGAGRGPRRTHHDHLNADGARRSEVSTFERPDGPAGADGNSVDLDVQMARMSQNAVLYQASTRAVSKKIALLKYAVTQGSEA, encoded by the coding sequence ATGAGCTTTTTGAACGACCCATCCATGGCCGTCCTCGAGCAGGGGCTGGGGCTGTCGCTTCGGCGACAGTTGGTGATCAACTCCAACGTCGCCAACATCGACACCCCCGGGTTCACCCCCAGCGACATCGACTTCGATGCCGAGTTGCAAAAAGCCATCGGCGCCGGCCGCGGGCCGCGCCGCACGCATCACGACCACCTCAACGCCGACGGCGCGCGCCGCAGCGAAGTCAGCACCTTCGAGCGGCCCGACGGGCCGGCGGGCGCCGACGGCAACTCGGTGGACTTGGACGTCCAGATGGCCCGGATGAGCCAGAACGCAGTGCTCTACCAGGCCAGCACGCGCGCGGTGTCCAAAAAGATCGCCCTGCTCAAGTACGCCGTGACGCAAGGGAGTGAAGCATGA
- the flgC gene encoding flagellar basal body rod protein FlgC produces MSFLTGMEVAASGLSAQRTRLDVTASNLANAETTRTAEGGPYQRRQVIFEARRAEDFGRQLDGAVRRVDVSDIEVDAVTPGRLVYDPGHPDADLEGYVQMPNVDVVEEMTEMVMASRSYEANATSFETLKNMAQRALSIG; encoded by the coding sequence ATGAGCTTTTTGACCGGAATGGAAGTCGCCGCCTCGGGCTTGAGCGCCCAGCGCACTCGCCTGGACGTGACCGCCTCGAACCTGGCCAACGCCGAGACCACGCGCACCGCCGAGGGCGGGCCGTACCAGCGCCGCCAGGTCATCTTCGAAGCCCGGCGCGCCGAAGACTTCGGCCGCCAGCTCGACGGCGCCGTGCGCCGCGTGGACGTCTCCGACATCGAGGTCGACGCGGTCACCCCCGGCCGGCTGGTCTACGACCCGGGCCACCCCGACGCCGACCTCGAAGGCTACGTGCAGATGCCCAACGTCGACGTGGTCGAAGAGATGACCGAGATGGTCATGGCCTCGCGCAGCTACGAGGCCAACGCCACGTCGTTCGAAACCCTCAAGAATATGGCGCAACGCGCCCTGTCGATCGGGTGA
- the fliE gene encoding flagellar hook-basal body complex protein FliE: MAINPIAHPDRIAAATQQTRVEKASPDKFTELLAEGIDKANQKVIEGDQQVERMVETQGANLHETMIALEKADIATRLTAKIGQKLVQAYKEVSRMQV; this comes from the coding sequence ATGGCAATCAACCCCATAGCTCACCCGGACCGGATCGCCGCCGCGACCCAGCAAACGCGGGTCGAGAAGGCCTCGCCGGACAAGTTCACCGAACTGCTGGCCGAGGGCATCGACAAGGCGAACCAGAAGGTCATCGAGGGCGACCAGCAGGTCGAGCGGATGGTCGAGACGCAGGGCGCCAACCTTCACGAGACGATGATCGCGCTCGAGAAGGCCGATATCGCCACGCGGCTGACCGCCAAAATCGGCCAGAAGCTGGTGCAAGCTTATAAAGAAGTCAGCCGGATGCAGGTGTAA